From a single Apium graveolens cultivar Ventura chromosome 2, ASM990537v1, whole genome shotgun sequence genomic region:
- the LOC141708490 gene encoding F-box/LRR-repeat protein 17 isoform X1 codes for MQGHQPHPATPGGAADFAAAFRPNNGKKRGSYNCGRCGQPKKGHICHLPPSSSSAVTPTDSTSSAATPISVSRPPRQPYTRLRRALSFEEAAESENENEENNNDLEVAKESDDVEMMSGELRGICLYEVMRRLAPMELLIAAKVCKGWRDTSRRIWKAAEELRLSVPVRSQLGFAGSVVQKCPGLLRLSLRMESDVDATMLACIAFSCSNLQSLEIFTSDSSVNRITGDELGRFVADKRCLSSLRMEGCSNLGGLTICSSSLSTLWLSSLHSLTKMVFNCPNLKEISLDFSRQENECTDLTTTVDGLGRSCPRLQNIRIISIRLSHAVVLSLTAANLRGLRMLSLVLGTEITDASVAAIASSYKNLELLDLSGSSISDSGIGMICNAFPNTLSKLLLALCPNITSSGIQFATAQLPLLELMDCGMTICDLYEQDLASEEDTSTDLQKPSNSKLHLMYQKLIIKHGRLKRLSLWGCSGLDALYLNCPELNDLNLNSCKNLHPESMLIQCPNLENVYASGCQNMLIKTIQDQLCSDMSASQNRLPFKRLADGSKRVQVPHFLDQQACHDKNGERPSKRRCTLLVD; via the exons atgCAAGGGCACCAGCCGCATCCGGCAACTCCGGGCGGCGCGGCGGACTTCGCCGCCGCGTTCCGGCCAAACAACGGAAAAAAGCGCGGGAGTTACAATTGCGGCAGGTGCGGTCAACCGAAGAAAGGCCATATCTGTCACCTTCCTCCATCTTCTTCATCCGCCGTCACGCCGACCGACTCGACCTCATCGGCGGCGACGCCGATCTCGGTCTCCCGGCCGCCACGTCAGCCCTACACTCGCCTCCGCCGCGCTCTGTCCTTCGAAGAGGCGGCGGAGTCGGAGAACGAGAACGAGGAGAATAATAATGATCTTGAGGTGGCTAAGGAGAGCGATGACGTGGAAATGATGTCAGGGGAGTTGAGAGGGATTTGTTTGTATGAGGTGATGAGGAGATTAGCGCCGATGGAGTTGTTGATTGCGGCGAAAGTGTGTAAAGGATGGAGAGATACTTCTAGGAGGATTTGGAAGGCGGCTGAGGAATTGAGGCTTAGCGTTCCTGTGAGGTCTCAGCTTGGATTTGCTGGATCTGTTGTTCAAAAATGTCCCGGACTTCTTCGACTTTCGCTTCGTATGGAAAG TGATGTGGATGCAACGATGTTGGCTTGCATTGCGTTTTCTTGCTCTAATTTGCAATCTTTGGAGATTTTCACTTCTGATAGCTCAGTTAATCGGATTACTGG GGATGAATTGGGTCGCTTTGTAGCTGATAAACGCTGTCTATCAAGTCTTAGAATGGAAGGGTGTAGTAACCTTGGCGGTCTTACTATTTGTTCGTCAAGTCTATCCACACTTTGGCTTTCCAGTCTTCATTCCCTGACCAAGATG GTTTTTAACTGCCCAAATTTAAAGGAAATCTCCCTAGATTTTTCTCGCCAAGAGAACGAATGTACTGATCTTACTACCACGGTAGATGGTCTGGGAAGAAGCTGCCCGAGATTACAAAACATACGCATTATATCTATTCGACTTTCACATGCTGTTGTGCTTTCTCTTACAGCTGCAAACTTGAG GGGTTTGCGAATGCTCTCTCTTGTCCTCGGAACTGAAATTACTGATGCATCTGTTGCAGCAATTGCATCAAGTTACAAAAATCTGGAATTGCTTGATCTGAGTGG GTCTAGTATCAGTGACAGTGGAATAGGAATGATTTGCAACGCATTCCCGAACACTTTATCCAAACTTCTTCTTGCTCTTTGTCCAAATATCACTTCAA GTGGCATACAATTTGCAACTGCACAGTTGCCGCTTCTAGAACTTATGGATTGTGGAATGACCATCTGTGATTTGTATGAACAAGATCTTGCTTCTGAAGAAGATACTAGTACTGATTTACAGAAACCGTCAAACAGCAAACTACATCTCATGTACCAAAAGCTGATAATCAAGCATGGTCGGTTGAAGAGATTAAGTTTGTGGGGTTGTTCCGGCTTAGAT GCTTTATATTTAAACTGTCCGGAACTCAATGATCTCAACCTAAACTCATGTAAAAATTTGCACCCTG AGAGCATGCTAATTCAGTGTCCCAATTTGGAAAATGTGTATGCATCAGGCTGCCAAAACATGTTAATTAAAACCATTCAAGATCAG TTATGCAGTGATATGAGTGCTTCACAAAACAGACTACCTTTCAAACGTTTAGCTGATGGCTCCAAGAGAGTCCAAGTCCCTCATTTCCTTGATCAGCAG GCATGCCATGACAAGAATGGTGAACGGCCTAGTAAACGGAGGTGCACTTTGCTGGTGGATTAA
- the LOC141708490 gene encoding F-box/LRR-repeat protein 17 isoform X2, whose product MQGHQPHPATPGGAADFAAAFRPNNGKKRGSYNCGRCGQPKKGHICHLPPSSSSAVTPTDSTSSAATPISVSRPPRQPYTRLRRALSFEEAAESENENEENNNDLEVAKESDDVEMMSGELRGICLYEVMRRLAPMELLIAAKVCKGWRDTSRRIWKAAEELRLSVPVRSQLGFAGSVVQKCPGLLRLSLRMESDVDATMLACIAFSCSNLQSLEIFTSDSSVNRITGDELGRFVADKRCLSSLRMEGCSNLGGLTICSSSLSTLWLSSLHSLTKMVFNCPNLKEISLDFSRQENECTDLTTTVDGLGRSCPRLQNIRIISIRLSHAVVLSLTAANLRGLRMLSLVLGTEITDASVAAIASSYKNLELLDLSGSSISDSGIGMICNAFPNTLSKLLLALCPNITSSGIQFATAQLPLLELMDCGMTICDLYEQDLASEEDTSTDLQKPSNSKLHLMYQKLIIKHGRLKRLSLWGCSGLDALYLNCPELNDLNLNSCKNLHPESMLIQCPNLENVYASGCQNMLIKTIQDQLCSDMSASQNRLPFKRLADGSKRVQVPHFLDQQVTCMP is encoded by the exons atgCAAGGGCACCAGCCGCATCCGGCAACTCCGGGCGGCGCGGCGGACTTCGCCGCCGCGTTCCGGCCAAACAACGGAAAAAAGCGCGGGAGTTACAATTGCGGCAGGTGCGGTCAACCGAAGAAAGGCCATATCTGTCACCTTCCTCCATCTTCTTCATCCGCCGTCACGCCGACCGACTCGACCTCATCGGCGGCGACGCCGATCTCGGTCTCCCGGCCGCCACGTCAGCCCTACACTCGCCTCCGCCGCGCTCTGTCCTTCGAAGAGGCGGCGGAGTCGGAGAACGAGAACGAGGAGAATAATAATGATCTTGAGGTGGCTAAGGAGAGCGATGACGTGGAAATGATGTCAGGGGAGTTGAGAGGGATTTGTTTGTATGAGGTGATGAGGAGATTAGCGCCGATGGAGTTGTTGATTGCGGCGAAAGTGTGTAAAGGATGGAGAGATACTTCTAGGAGGATTTGGAAGGCGGCTGAGGAATTGAGGCTTAGCGTTCCTGTGAGGTCTCAGCTTGGATTTGCTGGATCTGTTGTTCAAAAATGTCCCGGACTTCTTCGACTTTCGCTTCGTATGGAAAG TGATGTGGATGCAACGATGTTGGCTTGCATTGCGTTTTCTTGCTCTAATTTGCAATCTTTGGAGATTTTCACTTCTGATAGCTCAGTTAATCGGATTACTGG GGATGAATTGGGTCGCTTTGTAGCTGATAAACGCTGTCTATCAAGTCTTAGAATGGAAGGGTGTAGTAACCTTGGCGGTCTTACTATTTGTTCGTCAAGTCTATCCACACTTTGGCTTTCCAGTCTTCATTCCCTGACCAAGATG GTTTTTAACTGCCCAAATTTAAAGGAAATCTCCCTAGATTTTTCTCGCCAAGAGAACGAATGTACTGATCTTACTACCACGGTAGATGGTCTGGGAAGAAGCTGCCCGAGATTACAAAACATACGCATTATATCTATTCGACTTTCACATGCTGTTGTGCTTTCTCTTACAGCTGCAAACTTGAG GGGTTTGCGAATGCTCTCTCTTGTCCTCGGAACTGAAATTACTGATGCATCTGTTGCAGCAATTGCATCAAGTTACAAAAATCTGGAATTGCTTGATCTGAGTGG GTCTAGTATCAGTGACAGTGGAATAGGAATGATTTGCAACGCATTCCCGAACACTTTATCCAAACTTCTTCTTGCTCTTTGTCCAAATATCACTTCAA GTGGCATACAATTTGCAACTGCACAGTTGCCGCTTCTAGAACTTATGGATTGTGGAATGACCATCTGTGATTTGTATGAACAAGATCTTGCTTCTGAAGAAGATACTAGTACTGATTTACAGAAACCGTCAAACAGCAAACTACATCTCATGTACCAAAAGCTGATAATCAAGCATGGTCGGTTGAAGAGATTAAGTTTGTGGGGTTGTTCCGGCTTAGAT GCTTTATATTTAAACTGTCCGGAACTCAATGATCTCAACCTAAACTCATGTAAAAATTTGCACCCTG AGAGCATGCTAATTCAGTGTCCCAATTTGGAAAATGTGTATGCATCAGGCTGCCAAAACATGTTAATTAAAACCATTCAAGATCAG TTATGCAGTGATATGAGTGCTTCACAAAACAGACTACCTTTCAAACGTTTAGCTGATGGCTCCAAGAGAGTCCAAGTCCCTCATTTCCTTGATCAGCAGGTGACTT GCATGCCATGA